A genomic window from Halogeometricum sp. S3BR5-2 includes:
- a CDS encoding enolase C-terminal domain-like protein, whose product MSLEITRIESTEFSYPLEDVGTDGHGFNPVYDPGSTLDRKLFAIKVHTNEGVTGTYVGGSSPGAAQINLFGDYLVGKNPLDRERHWSEIKRALRKYDRMGIGPIDIALWDLAGKYYDAPVHELLGTYRTELPAYASTYFGDTNGGLDSPEAFADFAETCRDIGYPAYKIHSWGGSDADRDIDREIEMVYAVGERVGEEMDLMLDPACEYETYLDALKVGRALDEEEYLWYEDPYRDGGISMHAHERLCEELDTPVLQTEHVRGLELHSDFIANGATDLVRADPEYDGGITGAMKIAKVAEGFGLDVEFHAPGPASRHCMAATRNTNYYEVSLVHPDCGNTVPPVYLGDYSDELETVSADGTVPVPEGPGLGVEYDWDYIEDNKTGSVHVYE is encoded by the coding sequence ATGTCGCTCGAAATCACTCGGATAGAGTCGACCGAGTTCAGCTATCCGCTCGAAGACGTGGGAACGGACGGCCACGGATTCAACCCGGTGTACGACCCCGGAAGCACGCTCGACCGAAAACTGTTCGCGATAAAAGTACACACGAACGAAGGCGTCACGGGGACGTACGTCGGCGGGAGTTCGCCGGGCGCGGCGCAGATCAACCTGTTCGGCGACTACCTCGTCGGGAAGAACCCGCTGGACCGCGAACGGCACTGGAGCGAGATTAAACGCGCTCTGCGGAAGTACGACCGCATGGGCATCGGTCCCATCGACATCGCCCTCTGGGACCTCGCCGGGAAGTACTACGACGCCCCCGTCCACGAACTGCTCGGCACCTACCGGACCGAGTTGCCGGCGTACGCGTCGACGTACTTCGGCGACACGAACGGCGGCCTCGACTCTCCGGAGGCGTTCGCCGACTTCGCCGAGACGTGTCGGGACATCGGCTACCCGGCGTACAAGATACACAGTTGGGGCGGTTCGGACGCCGACCGCGACATCGACCGCGAAATCGAGATGGTGTACGCCGTCGGCGAACGCGTCGGCGAGGAGATGGACCTCATGCTCGACCCGGCCTGCGAGTACGAGACCTACCTCGACGCGCTGAAGGTCGGCCGAGCGCTCGACGAGGAGGAGTACCTCTGGTACGAGGACCCCTACCGAGACGGCGGTATCTCCATGCACGCCCACGAGCGTCTCTGCGAGGAACTCGACACGCCGGTGCTGCAGACCGAACACGTCCGCGGACTCGAACTGCACAGCGACTTCATCGCCAACGGCGCGACCGACCTCGTCCGCGCGGACCCCGAGTACGACGGCGGCATCACGGGCGCGATGAAAATCGCGAAGGTCGCCGAAGGATTCGGTCTCGACGTCGAGTTCCACGCCCCCGGACCGGCGTCCAGACACTGCATGGCCGCGACGCGGAACACGAACTACTACGAGGTCTCACTCGTCCACCCCGACTGCGGGAACACCGTCCCGCCGGTGTACCTCGGAGACTACTCCGACGAACTGGAGACCGTCTCCGCGGACGGAACCGTCCCCGTCCCCGAGGGTCCCGGCCTCGGCGTCGAGTACGACTGGGACTACATCGAGGACAACAAGACGGGGAGCGTCCACGTCTACGAGTAA
- a CDS encoding helix-turn-helix domain-containing protein: MSVLMEASVSTSDFLFQNVLTNYPSCTIQLEPSISIDAEMVPYVWTADVPSDRLEGLLSSEPHVRDAEIVDTTNGGFLVRLAWDDDENVNPLLATLRGLPVAVSEAVGTGGGWNLTLRFQTADAVSRFYRGYRSANISVNPLRIQQNAPWMNERRHRYGLTATQRKTLVEAYESGYFEVPRKTSLVELADRHGVSSNAVSERLRRGIDTLLGNALVEPKQLVRPEEKPDPRLEND; the protein is encoded by the coding sequence ATGAGTGTGCTCATGGAGGCGTCCGTCTCGACCAGCGACTTCTTGTTCCAGAACGTGCTGACGAACTACCCCTCCTGTACGATCCAGTTGGAGCCGTCTATCTCCATCGACGCCGAGATGGTCCCGTACGTCTGGACCGCCGACGTCCCGTCCGACCGACTCGAAGGACTGCTCTCGTCGGAACCGCACGTGAGAGACGCGGAGATAGTGGACACGACGAACGGCGGATTTCTCGTCAGACTAGCGTGGGACGACGACGAGAACGTCAACCCGCTACTGGCGACGCTTCGGGGACTTCCCGTGGCGGTATCGGAGGCGGTGGGGACAGGAGGGGGATGGAATCTCACGCTCAGGTTTCAGACCGCCGACGCAGTCTCGCGGTTTTATCGAGGGTATCGGAGCGCGAACATCAGCGTGAATCCGCTCAGAATCCAACAGAACGCCCCGTGGATGAACGAGCGGAGACACAGGTACGGACTCACCGCTACCCAGCGGAAGACTCTCGTCGAGGCCTACGAGTCGGGATATTTCGAGGTCCCGCGGAAGACTTCGCTCGTGGAGTTGGCCGACCGCCACGGCGTCTCCAGTAACGCGGTCTCGGAGCGACTGCGCCGGGGTATCGATACGTTGCTCGGCAACGCGCTGGTCGAACCGAAGCAGTTGGTCCGGCCCGAGGAGAAACCCGACCCACGTCTCGAAAACGACTGA
- a CDS encoding polysaccharide deacetylase family protein, producing MDTDTTRRRRPAIGMIATTGNVDVIARNVVRAHERGYDCLLAYEDGIAPERLPSVRGTGTEVVHPAESVDDRLDPRSRLKREARRRGHSGLLVHESGESIDFERSEAALRASQLYAVDTVSAPTNRDGDAAEAGTGIVAAIPAYNEAGAIGRVVAETKEFVEQVLVVDDGSTDETVRAAREAGATVIEHTTNGGYGAALRTAFREADARDAERLVVLDGDGQHDPADIPTLVRGQRETGAEIVVGSRFVDGATCDAPLYRLFGLQVVNVLTNLSTGIVRGNAWVADTQSGFRLYDRSAIESLSKEKIGESMSASTDILYHAHRNDYEVDEVGVSVTYDVENPSSHHPVLHGLTLVSNILKTVTRDRSRTVFGRTRPDADVTNALSFDLEHWHSATLLRDEVDDPADRVEESVAIVLDLLRRHDVHATFFVVGELAAEYPRLVRRIRKEGHEIASHGHTHTPLFELTPETFADELRRSSEAIEDAAGVRPRGFRAPNFSITPVTDWAFQVLESSDYLFDSSVFPVKTPMYGVSGASTEPYTVTADSPFGRRNGTPSNGLVEFPLSVASARVPLPIAGGFYARVLPASVLDRGIRRLNRRGTPANLYFHPWEFNPDVRIDCSLPKRTVSFAGIERTEAKLDRLLAAHEFGTVGSVLAERAFLDEQASSPLSALRETDVEVDRG from the coding sequence ATGGATACGGATACGACGCGGCGACGACGACCGGCAATCGGGATGATCGCGACGACGGGGAACGTCGACGTGATCGCTCGAAACGTCGTCCGAGCCCACGAGAGAGGGTACGACTGCCTACTGGCGTACGAAGACGGGATAGCGCCCGAACGACTGCCGTCGGTTCGGGGAACCGGAACGGAGGTGGTACACCCGGCGGAGTCCGTCGACGACCGACTCGACCCCCGGTCGCGCTTGAAGCGGGAGGCGCGGCGGCGAGGGCACTCCGGTCTGTTGGTTCACGAGTCGGGGGAATCGATCGATTTCGAGCGCAGCGAGGCGGCGTTACGAGCGTCGCAACTGTACGCCGTCGACACGGTTTCGGCGCCGACGAACCGAGACGGCGACGCGGCGGAGGCGGGGACGGGGATAGTCGCTGCGATACCGGCGTACAACGAAGCCGGGGCCATCGGTCGGGTCGTGGCGGAAACGAAAGAGTTCGTCGAGCAGGTGCTCGTCGTCGACGACGGGAGTACCGACGAGACGGTGAGGGCGGCCCGCGAAGCCGGGGCCACCGTCATCGAACACACTACCAACGGAGGGTACGGCGCGGCGCTCCGGACGGCGTTTCGGGAGGCCGACGCGCGCGACGCCGAACGACTCGTCGTGCTGGACGGCGACGGTCAGCACGACCCCGCGGACATCCCGACGCTGGTACGCGGACAGCGTGAGACCGGCGCGGAGATAGTCGTCGGAAGCCGGTTCGTCGACGGTGCGACCTGTGATGCTCCTCTGTACCGGCTCTTCGGACTGCAAGTCGTCAACGTGCTCACGAACCTCAGTACGGGTATCGTCCGGGGGAACGCGTGGGTCGCCGACACGCAGAGCGGCTTTCGTCTCTACGATAGATCGGCGATAGAGTCCCTCTCCAAAGAGAAAATCGGGGAATCGATGAGCGCGAGTACGGACATCCTGTATCACGCTCACCGGAACGACTACGAGGTCGACGAGGTGGGTGTTTCGGTGACCTACGACGTGGAGAACCCCAGCAGTCACCATCCGGTCCTCCACGGACTCACGCTCGTCTCGAACATCCTGAAGACGGTCACGCGGGACCGATCGCGGACCGTGTTCGGTCGAACCCGTCCCGACGCCGACGTGACCAACGCGCTCAGTTTCGACCTCGAACACTGGCACTCGGCGACGCTCCTCCGAGACGAGGTCGACGACCCCGCCGACCGCGTCGAGGAGTCGGTCGCCATCGTGCTCGACTTGCTCCGGCGCCACGACGTTCACGCGACGTTTTTCGTCGTGGGCGAACTCGCGGCCGAGTATCCGCGACTCGTCCGAAGAATACGGAAAGAGGGGCACGAGATAGCCTCGCACGGGCACACCCACACACCGCTGTTCGAACTCACCCCCGAGACGTTCGCGGACGAACTCCGGCGCTCGTCGGAGGCCATCGAAGACGCCGCGGGGGTCCGTCCCCGGGGGTTCCGCGCGCCGAACTTCTCGATTACTCCCGTGACCGATTGGGCGTTCCAAGTCCTCGAATCGAGCGACTACCTGTTCGATTCGAGCGTCTTCCCCGTGAAGACCCCCATGTACGGCGTGAGCGGAGCCTCGACCGAACCGTACACGGTCACGGCGGACTCGCCGTTCGGCCGCCGGAACGGGACGCCCTCGAACGGACTCGTGGAGTTCCCGCTCTCCGTCGCCAGCGCTCGCGTGCCGTTACCGATCGCGGGCGGGTTCTACGCCCGCGTGCTTCCGGCGTCGGTGCTCGACCGGGGGATACGACGGCTGAACCGTAGGGGCACTCCGGCCAACCTCTACTTCCATCCGTGGGAGTTCAACCCGGACGTTCGGATCGACTGCTCGCTCCCGAAGCGAACGGTGAGTTTCGCCGGCATCGAGCGGACGGAGGCGAAGTTGGACCGCCTCCTCGCCGCCCACGAGTTCGGGACGGTCGGATCCGTTCTGGCGGAACGGGCGTTCCTCGACGAACAGGCGTCGTCGCCGCTCTCGGCGCTCCGCGAAACGGACGTGGAGGTCGACCGAGGGTGA
- a CDS encoding oligosaccharide flippase family protein produces the protein MNQSISKLSSITFLGKLAGRGFEYGLIVLIGRALGAEALGRFTVAVVVLQIAGFLAMLGLNTTVQRYVPIFRKQDDDERLAGLTLLGFVSPLLVGSLLAAALYFALHRFHLFDNPGDSTVLYALLLGVPLFAMFRIGEATTRGFKETKYAVYIRDFGQSGSAVLLVAVAVLLFGTIYSAAVAYLVSLGIGVLLSIVFLYRLGCFDRIRTAKLNLPETYRYSLPVAVGALSGEMLKYTDYLMLGVFVSNTEVGQYRAAFSTAVLITFAMASVSSIFPSVASELHHERETQKLDDLYTVVTKWITFLTAFAMLFFLVFSTELMSVFGEGFRQASTVLVVALLGQAVGNFVGPAGYLLLMSDHERVEMGNNVVGGALNVVLNFVLIREFGIMGAAMATSFSIGFQNLLRLLEVRYLLNIWPYSREYVRAVVPLTVALGVMLLGSQIGAPPALKLLLSGSIAGVVFVYMAINRAYTDRDQLLVASIK, from the coding sequence ATGAATCAGAGCATCAGCAAACTGTCGTCGATCACGTTCCTCGGGAAACTCGCGGGGCGCGGATTCGAGTACGGCCTGATCGTTCTGATCGGTCGAGCACTTGGTGCAGAGGCGCTCGGTCGGTTCACGGTCGCCGTCGTGGTGCTGCAGATCGCCGGGTTCCTCGCGATGCTCGGGCTCAATACGACCGTTCAACGGTACGTCCCCATCTTCAGAAAGCAGGACGACGACGAACGGCTGGCCGGACTGACGCTCCTCGGGTTCGTCTCCCCGCTGCTCGTGGGGTCGCTGCTCGCGGCCGCGTTGTACTTCGCGTTACACCGATTCCATCTGTTCGACAACCCCGGCGACAGCACCGTCCTCTACGCTCTCTTACTCGGCGTTCCGCTCTTCGCCATGTTTCGTATCGGAGAGGCCACGACGCGAGGATTCAAGGAGACTAAGTACGCGGTGTACATCCGCGACTTCGGGCAATCGGGGTCGGCCGTACTGCTCGTCGCCGTCGCGGTTCTCCTCTTCGGAACGATCTATTCGGCAGCCGTCGCGTACTTGGTCTCGCTGGGTATCGGCGTGTTGCTGAGTATCGTCTTCCTGTACCGTCTGGGGTGTTTCGACAGGATCCGAACCGCGAAGCTGAACCTCCCGGAGACCTATCGGTACTCGCTCCCAGTCGCCGTGGGCGCGCTCTCCGGAGAGATGCTCAAGTACACGGATTACCTCATGCTCGGCGTGTTCGTGAGCAACACCGAGGTCGGACAGTACCGGGCGGCGTTCAGTACGGCGGTTCTCATCACGTTCGCGATGGCCTCGGTGAGTTCGATATTCCCCTCGGTCGCCTCCGAACTCCACCACGAGCGAGAGACGCAGAAACTCGACGACCTCTACACCGTCGTCACGAAGTGGATAACGTTCCTGACCGCCTTCGCGATGCTGTTCTTCCTCGTCTTCTCGACGGAACTCATGAGCGTCTTCGGCGAGGGATTCCGTCAGGCGAGCACCGTGTTGGTCGTCGCGCTCCTCGGACAGGCGGTCGGTAACTTCGTCGGCCCGGCCGGCTACCTCCTGTTGATGTCGGACCACGAGCGCGTGGAGATGGGCAACAACGTCGTCGGCGGCGCGTTGAACGTCGTTCTGAACTTCGTACTCATCCGCGAGTTCGGAATCATGGGTGCCGCGATGGCCACGTCCTTCTCGATCGGATTTCAGAATCTGCTGCGTTTACTCGAGGTTCGTTACCTGCTGAACATCTGGCCGTACTCCCGCGAATACGTCCGGGCCGTTGTCCCTCTGACCGTCGCCCTGGGAGTAATGCTTCTCGGAAGCCAGATCGGGGCACCGCCGGCGCTGAAGCTCCTGCTCAGCGGATCTATCGCCGGCGTGGTCTTCGTCTACATGGCCATCAACCGCGCCTACACCGACAGAGATCAGTTGCTGGTCGCGTCCATCAAATAG
- a CDS encoding DUF2206 domain-containing protein, translating to MSVRRILHQNPTDSEKRLLGGVLVFLAGTYLLALAAVNIDNVVLGSLRVVVGFAFITLVPGYLLRRLFRIQASSVLQSLLDSVGLSILYCVVVAALLDVVLSRIAEPPPGSAFSVVLVLSISAMVVIVIRRGEWKPPSLSPSVRSDRRFRPAVALLTALPLVSVLGTHFVNQSNSNHVALLFVFLAATLPILLRTRVIPRSLRPYAVFCVALAVLYHTSLISPHIWGWDTHYEYNISLRLLERHWDPTVSNSLVPLLTVTFLSGLYTTVTGLPLVSVLKVVYPVIFALMPVGVYVVSAHVFEDRGLAVIAPFFTIFYYGFFKVIPGKQAFAEVFFVLFLVAAVRSHLTESKRAVLAICFLSALVFSHYAASLLFCLFLGAAYAGALALTRTSRFTAPESYTIVRPLFVVSLGLIWLLWFNFTGGGVVVERVISTAQSTVHGLFSQTSDRSGIAYATRSSESLLWVLHKAIYVVVIGLGGLGVLRELVSLYHRQTIDVRGEYALIGAVMCAFIASAAVVTYNMGFDRALHIGLVVLAPFVVLGARWPVALLAERTSYSSLFSARNATTALSVFLAVMFVFSSGAVFAVAGQDVPEYSVGLNKNAGFPVYTENEVAATQWADDQLPVCAGIGVYSDRSRANSRDGLLLGEVIPQPRIELISPNQTTIQNSTYMYVSDRPLDYRNELGRYIEPNSTEYHDHILTHAEVVYARDNVRIYRVRERPECSRENGRLTPAPSGKTLYVTSESERVSPRARPSSRPRPVAITGRLERTSSTQ from the coding sequence ATGTCCGTTAGGCGGATTCTCCATCAGAATCCGACCGACTCCGAGAAACGGCTTCTCGGCGGGGTGTTAGTTTTCCTCGCCGGGACGTATCTGCTGGCGCTCGCCGCGGTGAACATCGACAACGTCGTCCTCGGTAGCCTCCGCGTGGTCGTCGGATTCGCGTTCATCACGCTCGTCCCCGGCTATCTCCTCAGACGGCTTTTCCGAATTCAGGCGTCGTCGGTGCTCCAGTCACTGCTCGACAGTGTCGGCCTGAGTATTCTCTACTGCGTGGTCGTCGCGGCGCTGCTCGACGTCGTCCTGTCGCGAATCGCGGAGCCGCCGCCGGGAAGCGCGTTCTCCGTCGTCCTCGTTCTGTCGATCAGCGCGATGGTCGTGATCGTGATTCGACGGGGAGAGTGGAAACCTCCGTCCCTCTCTCCGTCGGTCAGATCGGATCGGCGGTTCCGACCGGCGGTCGCGCTGCTCACGGCACTCCCGCTGGTCTCCGTCCTCGGGACCCACTTCGTGAATCAGTCCAACTCCAACCACGTGGCGCTCCTGTTCGTGTTCCTCGCCGCCACCCTCCCGATTCTACTCCGCACGAGGGTGATCCCGCGATCGCTCAGGCCGTACGCCGTGTTCTGTGTCGCCCTCGCCGTCCTCTATCACACGTCGTTGATCTCGCCTCACATCTGGGGCTGGGACACGCACTACGAGTACAACATCAGTCTCCGTCTGCTCGAAAGACACTGGGACCCCACCGTATCCAACTCCCTCGTACCGCTGCTCACGGTCACGTTTCTCTCCGGGTTGTACACGACCGTCACCGGCTTACCGCTCGTATCCGTGCTGAAGGTCGTTTACCCCGTTATTTTCGCGCTGATGCCCGTCGGGGTCTACGTCGTGTCCGCCCACGTGTTCGAGGACCGCGGTCTCGCGGTTATCGCCCCCTTCTTCACGATATTCTACTACGGGTTCTTCAAGGTGATTCCCGGGAAGCAGGCGTTCGCGGAGGTGTTCTTCGTCCTCTTCTTGGTCGCAGCGGTCAGGTCCCACCTCACCGAATCCAAACGGGCGGTTCTCGCCATCTGCTTCCTGAGCGCACTCGTCTTCTCGCACTACGCGGCGTCGCTCCTGTTCTGTCTCTTCCTCGGGGCGGCGTACGCGGGGGCACTCGCTCTCACGCGAACGTCTCGCTTCACTGCGCCGGAGAGCTATACGATCGTTCGGCCGCTCTTCGTCGTCTCCCTCGGACTCATCTGGCTCCTCTGGTTCAACTTCACCGGCGGCGGTGTCGTCGTCGAGCGCGTTATCTCGACCGCTCAGTCGACCGTCCACGGGCTCTTCAGTCAGACGTCGGATAGGAGCGGTATCGCCTACGCGACCCGGTCGTCCGAGTCGCTCCTTTGGGTCCTGCACAAGGCGATATACGTCGTCGTCATCGGTCTCGGAGGACTCGGCGTGCTTCGGGAGCTCGTGTCGCTGTACCACCGGCAAACGATCGACGTCCGAGGCGAGTACGCCCTCATCGGCGCGGTGATGTGCGCCTTCATCGCGTCGGCCGCGGTCGTAACCTACAACATGGGATTCGATCGGGCACTCCACATCGGACTCGTCGTTCTCGCTCCCTTCGTTGTGCTCGGTGCGAGGTGGCCCGTCGCCCTGCTGGCCGAGCGGACGTCCTACTCGTCGTTGTTCAGTGCGCGGAACGCGACCACCGCGCTGTCCGTCTTTCTGGCGGTGATGTTCGTGTTCAGCTCCGGAGCGGTGTTCGCCGTCGCCGGACAGGACGTCCCCGAGTACAGCGTCGGGCTGAACAAGAACGCCGGCTTCCCCGTCTACACGGAAAACGAGGTCGCGGCGACTCAATGGGCCGACGACCAACTCCCGGTCTGCGCCGGAATCGGGGTCTACAGCGACCGGTCGAGGGCGAACAGTCGCGACGGGTTACTGTTGGGCGAGGTGATTCCACAGCCCCGGATCGAACTGATCTCACCGAATCAGACGACCATCCAGAACTCAACGTACATGTACGTGAGCGACCGACCACTCGATTACCGGAACGAACTCGGCCGCTACATCGAACCGAACTCGACCGAATACCACGACCACATCCTCACGCACGCGGAAGTCGTCTACGCCCGAGACAACGTCCGAATCTATCGCGTTCGCGAGCGACCCGAATGCTCTCGGGAGAACGGTCGACTCACGCCGGCGCCGTCGGGAAAAACTCTATACGTGACAAGCGAGTCGGAGCGAGTATCGCCGCGAGCGAGACCCTCGTCTCGCCCGCGACCGGTAGCGATCACTGGACGCCTCGAACGAACCAGCAGTACACAATGA
- a CDS encoding RNA-guided endonuclease InsQ/TnpB family protein — protein MRRANSLTAHATESWQKVCLCEWLAACCAFYNQVNYRRRQAYFETGNWKTATYSDLYDDYAAVTSKAACQQLVRKNAETWRGFDELDNNPAENPSPPGYWGNRREGYELKSVVRGDLYDVEWSADRSTIRIPVGKALNDKYDIPGRGYLVELELRGNPRWKGKQGRLDIAFDEESQCFRVNQPVTVQPDYIDVVRQAEFATTTLQQENTESTDSLSAAIDVGANNTLTIVTSDGDSLVFHARPEFHEFQHGYDEISELQSQLAEHVYSSERIRRRFDSLYGRRDHHRDTAVKHAARWLVSQGVETVYVGDVSDVLDTHWSAEVNQKTHNFWSHGQLTARLEETFEVAGLGLVEVGEYGTSSTCPYCSSSEVSRDGDEFSCSKCGVEAHSDIVGASLILAGNEDVDVAEWFEPSDERGSMARPVSREAGSPRDGDYEVTYLQWDDHEWTAVVTEAMRTLGSLDYQRGLDELSSSSGRRLAVSP, from the coding sequence ATGCGACGAGCCAACTCGTTAACCGCTCACGCCACCGAATCGTGGCAAAAAGTGTGTCTCTGTGAGTGGCTCGCCGCGTGCTGCGCCTTCTACAACCAAGTCAACTACCGCCGACGACAAGCCTACTTCGAGACAGGCAACTGGAAGACTGCGACGTACTCAGACTTATACGACGACTACGCCGCTGTCACCAGCAAAGCAGCCTGCCAACAACTCGTCCGCAAGAACGCCGAAACATGGCGGGGATTCGACGAACTCGACAACAACCCCGCCGAAAACCCCAGTCCACCCGGATACTGGGGGAATCGCAGAGAAGGCTACGAGTTAAAATCAGTCGTTCGCGGTGACTTGTACGACGTAGAGTGGAGCGCAGACCGCTCAACAATCCGAATCCCCGTCGGGAAAGCACTCAACGACAAATACGACATCCCCGGCAGAGGATACCTCGTTGAATTAGAGCTTCGAGGGAACCCGCGATGGAAGGGGAAGCAAGGCCGACTCGATATCGCGTTTGATGAGGAATCACAGTGTTTCCGTGTCAATCAGCCTGTCACCGTACAGCCAGACTACATCGACGTAGTCCGACAGGCCGAATTTGCCACTACTACACTCCAACAGGAGAACACGGAATCTACAGATTCGCTTAGCGCGGCTATCGACGTTGGCGCGAACAATACCCTGACCATCGTCACGAGCGACGGAGATTCACTCGTGTTCCATGCTCGCCCGGAGTTCCACGAGTTCCAACACGGTTACGACGAAATCTCGGAGCTACAGTCGCAGTTAGCAGAGCACGTGTATTCGAGCGAGCGTATCCGCCGTCGGTTCGACTCGCTGTATGGTCGGCGAGACCATCACCGAGACACCGCAGTCAAACACGCTGCCCGATGGCTGGTCTCACAAGGCGTTGAGACTGTGTACGTCGGAGACGTGTCGGACGTGCTCGATACGCATTGGTCGGCGGAGGTGAACCAGAAGACGCATAATTTCTGGTCGCACGGGCAATTAACTGCGCGTCTCGAAGAGACGTTCGAGGTCGCTGGATTGGGACTCGTAGAGGTCGGCGAGTATGGGACGAGTTCGACGTGCCCATATTGCTCGTCTTCAGAAGTGAGTCGAGATGGAGACGAGTTCTCGTGTTCTAAGTGCGGGGTAGAGGCGCATTCAGATATCGTAGGCGCGTCTCTGATTCTCGCGGGGAACGAGGATGTAGATGTTGCGGAGTGGTTTGAACCGAGTGATGAACGAGGGTCGATGGCACGGCCTGTCTCCCGTGAGGCTGGAAGTCCACGGGACGGAGACTACGAGGTCACGTACCTCCAGTGGGATGACCACGAGTGGACAGCAGTCGTCACCGAGGCGATGCGAACGCTTGGGTCGTTAGACTACCAACGAGGACTAGACGAACTATCAAGCTCCTCCGGGCGTCGCTTGGCTGTGTCGCCCTAA
- a CDS encoding right-handed parallel beta-helix repeat-containing protein: MTDVSRRELLKLTGTAAGGGAITYAATNGRARFDREEEDETTTPRGGARSLPSDSALARENTYFVPPADGIGGIQAVIDDHAPDVTVVLGSGTYVGSELTVRHDVRLIGAGVNATTLKLADGANTDLVVTPNPDRRASLRVRMEHLTCDGNKAHNSTGDIVYGVFWNGRFVDCEFVDAPTNGFWLAGSPNASTDNNVFRNCLFARSKGNGLRLGGSRTTGAAVGVARIDTCWFGRNGGDAMQIRGNGNFVTSGKFYENAGTDVYIDRGHRNLVLDSDLSKPIPTAPCISVRSAKGVDSSGNRIAGNVIYGSFPDAVFCRADGNDVRSLQIQNNMIDGSGEGTRTGIRAVGGEYIGCVAQGNAVVGSFSEAAIQLPSSWTTTGNSA; encoded by the coding sequence ATGACAGACGTGTCCAGACGGGAGTTGCTGAAACTGACCGGTACCGCCGCCGGTGGGGGAGCGATCACGTACGCGGCTACGAACGGCCGAGCACGATTCGACCGGGAGGAGGAGGACGAAACGACCACGCCTCGCGGGGGTGCCCGTTCGCTCCCCTCTGACAGCGCTCTCGCCCGCGAAAACACCTATTTCGTTCCGCCTGCGGACGGCATCGGGGGAATCCAAGCGGTCATCGACGACCACGCGCCGGACGTTACGGTCGTTCTGGGAAGCGGGACCTACGTCGGCTCCGAACTGACGGTGAGACACGACGTTCGGTTGATCGGTGCCGGGGTGAACGCGACGACTCTCAAACTCGCCGACGGCGCGAACACCGACCTCGTCGTCACCCCGAACCCCGACCGCCGAGCGAGTCTGAGAGTTCGGATGGAACACCTCACCTGCGACGGAAACAAAGCGCACAACTCGACGGGCGATATCGTCTACGGCGTGTTCTGGAACGGCCGGTTCGTCGACTGCGAGTTCGTCGACGCGCCGACGAACGGGTTCTGGCTCGCCGGATCACCGAACGCGTCCACGGATAACAACGTCTTCCGAAACTGCCTGTTCGCCCGCTCGAAGGGGAACGGACTCAGACTGGGCGGAAGCCGGACGACCGGCGCAGCGGTCGGGGTCGCTCGTATCGACACCTGCTGGTTCGGGCGGAACGGAGGGGACGCGATGCAAATCCGCGGAAACGGGAACTTCGTGACGAGCGGAAAGTTCTACGAGAACGCCGGGACCGACGTGTACATCGACCGAGGCCACCGAAATCTGGTTCTCGACAGCGACCTGTCGAAGCCGATTCCGACCGCGCCGTGCATCTCCGTCAGGTCGGCCAAGGGAGTCGATTCGTCGGGGAACCGAATCGCGGGGAACGTAATCTACGGCTCGTTCCCGGACGCGGTGTTCTGTCGAGCGGACGGAAACGACGTGCGGTCGCTTCAGATACAGAACAACATGATCGACGGGAGCGGAGAGGGCACCCGAACCGGGATTCGCGCGGTCGGCGGAGAGTACATCGGGTGCGTGGCGCAGGGTAATGCGGTGGTCGGGAGCTTCTCCGAAGCCGCCATCCAACTGCCCTCTTCTTGGACGACGACCGGCAATTCCGCCTGA